In Oryza brachyantha chromosome 1, ObraRS2, whole genome shotgun sequence, the following are encoded in one genomic region:
- the LOC102713419 gene encoding glycosyltransferase BC10-like — translation MKAVVDDFKAVLTRKERFTFVTKAVVFLVIFAAGVVAGLWTATGHRRCCNTYTSILFPSNTVYRYRGGGGGGGSFGEFVAPTRLMHDMTDEQLFWRATMSPASAGGEYPFQRVPKVAFMFLAGRGVLPLAPLWERFFRGHEGLFSVYVHAPPGVVINVSDDSPFYGRQIPSQETKWGSITLMDAEKRLLANALLDFSNERFVLLSESCIPVQSFPTVYDYLTGSRHSFVEVYYHKDKTCRGRYSHRMEPDITLPQWRKGSQWFELSRGLAVSVLADTRYYPLFRQHCLPSCYPDEHYLPTLVTMLHGAANSNRTVTYVDWSRGGAHPVTYAAGDVTPDLIQSLRRSETPCMYNSRPTTACFLFARKFSPDALEPLLNMSSTVMQY, via the exons ATGAAGGCCGTGGTTGATGATTTCAAGGCTGTGCTCACGAGGAAGGAGCGCTTCACTTTCGTCACCAAGGCGGTCGTGTTCCTTGTGATCTTCGCGGCCGGCGTGGTCGCCGGCCTGTGGACGGCCACCGGTCACCGCCGGTGCTGCAACACCTACACGAGCATTCTTTTCCCGAGCAACACGGTCTACCGgtaccgcggcggcggtgggggtggCGGTAGCTTCGGGGAGTTCGTGGCTCCGACGCGGCTCATGCACGACATGACGGACGAGCAGCTGTTCTGGCGCGCCACgatgtcgccggcgtcggccggTGGCGAGTACCCGTTCCAGCGCGTGCCCAAGGTGGCGTTCATGttcctcgccggccgcggcgtccTGCCGCTGGCGCCGCTCTGGGAGAGATTCTTCCGTGGCCACGAGGGCCTCTTCTCTGTCTACGTCCACGCGCCGCCTGGGGTGGTGATCAACGTGTCCGACGACTCGCCGTTCTACGGCCGGCAGATCCCCAGCCAG GAAACCAAATGGGGCTCCATCACACTCATGGACGCCGAGAAGCGGCTGCTCGCGAACGCGCTGCTCGACTTCTCCAACGAGCGGTTCGTCCTCCTCTCCGAGAGCTGCATACCGGTGCAGAGCTTCCCGACGGTGTATGACTACCTCACCGGCTCGCGTCACAGCTTCGTGGAGGTCTACTACCACAAGGACAAGACGTGCCGCGGCCGGTACAGCCACCGCATGGAGCCGGACATCACGCTGCCGCAGTGGAGGAAAGGCTCCCAGTGGTTCGAGCTCAGCCGGGGCCTCGCCGTGAGCGTCCTGGCGGACACCAGGTACTACCCGCTCTTCCGGCAGCACTGCCTGCCGTCGTGCTACCCCGACGAGCACTACCTCCCGACGCTCGTGACCATGCTCCACGGCGCGGCGAACTCCAACCGCACCGTGACGTACGTCGACTGGTCCCGAGGCGGCGCGCACCCGGTGAcctacgccgccggcgacgtcacGCCGGACCTGATACAGAGCTTGAGGAGGAGCGAAACGCCCTGCATGTACAACTCCAGGCCGACCACGGCGTGCTTCCTGTTCGCGAGGAAGTTCTCGCCGGACGCGCTGGAGCCGCTGCTCAACATGTCGTCGACGGTGATGCAGTACTAG
- the LOC102706625 gene encoding dnaJ protein homolog 1-like: protein MGNPPELYHRILNIPRETSPQEIRAAYKSLVKKWHPDKHPPSSKPEAEARFKAITEAYEALLDQQENRAVFGVCNDGRAGERATACDVGVVGVGVGAHIARTRSDDFGARIGAPGTPAREFKKVYSSGNSGGRRAFAEFSSSIMRKAPPLERKLECTLEELCLGCKKEVKFTRDVVTKNGSIVKKEVSQMVLVKPGWKKGHRVTFEGMGDERPGCLPADAVFVISEKKHPVFKRVGNDLVLKAEVPLVSALTGWSFSFRLLSRRKVSCSFQDEVICPGYEKVIKGEGMPIADQRGARGDLRVKFEIAFPKQLTDEQREGLADILKGCAWD from the exons aTGGGGAACCCGCCGGAGCTGTACCACCGGATCCTCAACATCCCCAGGGAGACGTCGCCGCAGGAAATCCGGGCGGCGTACAAGAGCCTCGTCAAGAAATGGCACCCCGACAAACACCCGCCGTCGTCCAAGCCCGAGGCCGAGGCACGCTTCAAGGCCATCACCGAGGCCTACGAG GCGCTGCTTGACCAGCAGGAGAACAGGGCGGTATTCGGGGTGTGCAACGACGGCcgggcgggcgagcgggcCACGGCGTgcgacgtcggcgtcgtcggcgttGGCGTAGGTGCGCACATCGCGAGGACGCGCAGCGACGACTTTGGCGCGAGGATTGGGGCGCCCGggacgccggcgagggagTTCAAGAAGGTGTACAGCTCCGGAAActccggcgggcggcgcgcgtTCGCCGAGTTCTCCAGCTCCATCATGCGCaaggcgccgccgctggagcGCAAGCTCGAGTGCACCCTCGAGGAGCTCTGCCTTGGCTGCAAGAAGGAGGTCAAGTTCACCCGCGACGTCGTCACCAAGAACGG GTCAATCGTCAAGAAGGAGGTGAGCCAGATGGTCCTGGTGAAACCGGGGTGGAAGAAAGGGCACAGGGTCACGTTCGAAGGCATGGGGGACGAGAGGCCAGGGTGCCTGCCTGCCGATGCCGTCTTCGTCATCTCCGAGAAGAAGCACCCTGTCTTCAAGAGGGTAGGCAACGACCTGGTGCTGAAGGCCGAGGTGCCACTGGTGAGCGCGCTCACCGGCTGGTCCTTCTCGTTCAGGCTCCTCAGCCGCAGGAAGGTGAGCTGCTCGTTCCAGGACGAGGTCATCTGCCCGGGGTACGAGAAGGTCATCAAGGGGGAAGGGATGCCCATCGCTGACCAGAGAGGAGCACGGGGCGATCTGAGGGTGAAGTTCGAGATCGCCTTCCCGAAGCAGCTGACCGACGAGCAACGCGAGGGCCTCGCTGACATTCTGAAGGGCTGTGCCTGGGATTGA